From the Odocoileus virginianus isolate 20LAN1187 ecotype Illinois chromosome 21, Ovbor_1.2, whole genome shotgun sequence genome, one window contains:
- the COX7B2 gene encoding cytochrome c oxidase subunit 7B2, mitochondrial, with protein MMFPLVRNALSTLRIRRIQQIRQSHSKHSPDFHDKYGDILLASGASFCLVTWVFLGTQTGIQWGRSPVGRVAPQEWSEE; from the coding sequence ATGATGTTTCCCTTGGTCAGAAATGCACTAAGTACTCTCAGGATCCGAAGGATTCAACAAATTAGACAGAGTCACTCAAAGCACTCACCAGATTTTCATGACAAATATGGTGATATCCTCCTAGCCAGTGGAGCCTCTTTCTGTCTTGTTACATGGGTATTTCTAGGCACACAGACGGGCATACAGTGGGGCCGTTCCCCTGTTGGCAGAGTTGCCCCGCAAGAGTGGAGTGAAGAGTAG